The sequence TTGGGCGTGTTGGGAGAGGGAGTAGATATCTGTGCATTTATCCGGGAACATGAACGTCCCGTAAAGATTCTCTTCACCGGAGTAAATGGAACAGGTAAAACAACCTCTATTGCAAAGGTAACCCGATTTTTACAAAATAACGGGTTTTCAGTTGTTCTGGGCGCTGGTGATACCTTCCGTGCAGGAGCGATCGAACAGATAGATGTTCATGGAGAACGGCTTGGGGTGAAGGTAATCCAGCATCAGGAAGGATCTGATCCAACAGCCGTCCTGTTTGATACTGTTGAGTATGCCCGGGCACATAAGATCGATGTTGTTCTCGGAGACACAGCAGGGCGGTTTCATAACCGGGCAAACCTGATGAACCAGCTGGCAAAAATCCGAAGAGTCATCAAACCAGACCTCATTGTATATGTTGATGAAGCAGTTGCCGGAAATGATGCAGTCATCCGGGCTGAAGAATTTTCAAAATCTGTGGGAATGGATGCCATCATGCTCACAAAGGTAGATATGGATCCAAAAGGCGGAGCAGCGATTTCCATAGCCCATGCTGTTGGAAAGCCACTCCTTTTCATCGGTACCGGACAGGGATATGATGATGTTATGGCCTTTAATCCGGGCCTTGTCGTAGAAGACCTGCTTGGTGATACATAATGCTTGATAACCTGGGATCAAACCTGAAGGATGCCCTGCGTAAACTGGCCGGCAAAACCGTGATTGACCGGACTGCAGTAGAAGAACTGGTAAAAGATCTCCAACGTGCTCTTCTGCAGTCTGATGTCAATGTCAAGCAGGTCATGCAACTATCGCAGACCATCAAAAAACGGGCTCTTGATGAACAGCCTCCTAAAGGAGTTACTGCACGGGAACATGTTCTTCGTATTGTGTATGAGGAACTTGTTGCCCTTGTCGGTAAAAAAGTGGAAGTAACTCTGGGGAAACAGGTAATCCTGATGGCTGGTCTTCAGGGATCAGGTAAAACAACAACAACCGCCAAGCTAGCCAGGTTCTTCAAACGAAAAGGGATGCGGGTTGCCGTTATCTGTGCTGATACCTTCAGACCTGGTGCATATACCCAGGTCAAGACACTTTGTGACAAAGTCAATGTTCCCTGCTATGGTGATCCAAAAGAGCATGATGCCAGGAAGATTGTCAGAGAGGGACTTGCAAAGCTCAAAGAAGAAGTTATCATTGTAGATACTCAGGGGCGTCATGCCCTTGAAGATGAACTCATTACAGAGATCATTGATCTAAATGAAATTACAAAAGCAACACACCGATGGCTTGTATTAGATGCAGCTCTGGGTCAGCAGGCACGGGAGCAGGCACGTAGATTCCATGAAGCGGTAAACATTGATGGTGTCATCATCACCAAGATGGACGGTACAGCAAAAGGTGGTGGTGCCATGTCGGCAGTTGCTGAGACTGGCTCGGGTATCGTCTTCATTGGTCAGGGAGAAACCATCGAGGATCTTGAGTGGTTTGATCCAAATAGTTACATATCCCGGCTGCTTGGTATGGGTGATCTGAAAGCCCTCGCAGAACGTGTTCAGGAGTCTATTGACGAACAGGATATTGACGTCAATGCCATGCTTTCCGGAAAATTCACTCTTCGGGATATGTATCGCCAGCTTGAGGCAGTAAATAAAATGGGCCCATTAAAACAGGTTCTTTCCATGCTGCCACTTGGAGGAATGGATCTTCCGACAGAAGCACTTGATGTAACCGCTTCAAAGATGAGCAAATACCGGGTTATCATGGACTCAATGACATCTGTGGAACTTGATGATCCAACAGTTCTGAATGGTTCACGTATCCAACGGATTGCACAAGGGGCAGGTGCGAATCTTGAGGAAGTCCGTGAACTTATCAAATATTACAAGATGATGAAACGGACATTTAAAGGATTGAAAGGCGGAGAGAAGGGGATGCAGCGGTTGATGAAGAAGTTCGGGAAAATGGGCTGATGACATCGTTTACCGTCATTGGCCATACCGCAAGTACCGATGCATCATTCTCGTTAAATGACCTGCCTGGGGGAGGAGGGCGAATGGACCTCCTTTGTCGGGCAATCGCATCATCACTTTTTTTGTCCCACGGCATCCGGGAAGATACCATCTGTGATATCATGCTTCTAGGTCCGCCACATCCAGGTAAAATTATCCGGTTTGATGGATCAGCACTCAGAAGCATGTCACCAGATGAGCGAAACATTGCCTCGTATATAAAAAAAACGCTGGCGATTCCTACTGGAAAAACATTCCGGGAAGCAGGTCCGGGCCTTTTAATCAGGAAAGGAGTTCTGGCAGATCAGCTTACAGAGAAAAACTATGCTGTTCTTGATGAATCGGGGACAGATATCCGGAATATAGCCTCTGAAGATATGCCAGATGCATTCCTTCTCTCAGACAACCGGAACTTTTCAGAGGAGGAGATGAGTTGCATCAGGGATCTTCCGAAATATTCTCTCGGACCGGCAATTGTCCATGCAGATCATGCAATTGTTCTTATCCTCAACGAAATCGACCGAAGGAGATCAGGATGGAACTGACTGAATTATACCAGAAAGTAACAGAATATGGAGATATTTGTGACCATTGTCTTGGTCGGATGGTAGCGAAGCGGTCCTTTGGCCTCTCAAATGATATGAGAGGAAAAGGGATTCGGATTTCAGCTGCCTTGTCCCTGAATCAGCCATACATGGAACAGAAGGAGCCCTGCTGGATTTGTGGGGATTTTTTTAAGACTACCGATTCATGGGCAGAACGTGTAATTGAAGCGTTATCAGGAATTGAAGGAAAAACCTTTGTAATCGGATCGAAGGTTCCTCCCCTTATGAGTGAATCTGAGGAGATGGTGTGGAGTGATCTCGGACTCTCTGATCCTGAACCGCTCAAATCAGAAATCAATCGCGAAGTAGGGAAGTGTGTTGCTGCAAAATCCACCCTTGTAGGAGATACAAAAAATCCAGATCTAATTGCAGTCCTCAATATCAGCGAAGACACCATTGAAGTCCAAATCCGTCCTCTCTTTCTCTACGGAAGATATCTCAAATATGAGCGGGGAATTCCGCAGACACACTGGACATGCAGATCATGTAAGGGCGCCGGGTGTGAGGCATGTTCCGGTACTGGAAAACAATACCAGGATTCTGTGGAAGAACTCATAGGAAAACCGCTTCTTCCGATATTTAAGGCTGAACGAGTTATCCTTCATGGTGCCGGAAGAGAAGATATTGATGCTGTGATGATAGGATCAGGTAGACCTTTTGTGCTTGAGATAGTCAATCCTCATATTAGGGATGCAAACCCGGAAGAACTCCAGAATGCTATAAATACCTACAATGAAGGCAGGGTAGGAGTTGCTGATATCAGATGGAGTGCACGGTCTGAGGTGGAAACCTTAAAGAGCCACAAGGGGCATAAAAAATACAGGATTCTGGTCGATATAGACGGTTCCGTCCCGGAAACCGCCCTTCAATCAGCAGTACAGCAACTATCGGGGGCTATAATACGTCAGCGCACGCCAATACGTGTAGCCCACCGGAGGGCAGATAAAGTACGTGAACGGGGCGTTCTCGATATCAGATATACAGGAAAAGAGGGTAAAGACTTCGTACTTGAGGTCACCGGTGAATCCGGCCTGTATATTAAAGAGCTGATATCCGGTGACCAGGGACGGACTACGCCTAGTTTGACAGAGGTCCTGAAAACCCCTGCTCGCGTAGTACAACTCGATGTAATCCACGTGGAAGGGATAGATCAGGTGAAATCTCATGGCACTTCATAACGGACCAAGAAAAAAGACGCGGTATAAATTTAAGAAAGATCTCAGATCACGTGGTGTTCTCCCGGTAACCCTGGTTATCCAGAAGTTTGAGATTGGTCAAAAGGTTCATATTGTTTGTGAACCGAGCATTCAGAAAGGAATGCCTCACCGCAGATTCCATGGCAAGACCGGCTCAGTTGTCGGTCAGCGTGGTCGTGCCTGGCTTGTAGAGATCCGTGATGGTAACAAAAACAAAACGGTCATCTCCCGTCCACAGCACCTCCGTGCACAGCAGTACTAAACGAAAATAGAGGAAGATTGGCATGAAGATAAAAGGAATCCTGCAGGAAAAAGCAATTACTCTCCCCGAACTGAAAGAAGAGCTCCTGAATGTGGAAGCGGCACGTCTTGAAAAGGGCAAAGAGATGTCATATGAGCTTCGGCGGAGTATTGAACATGCCAATCAGATCTCAAAAACATCTGCAGAAAAGTCAGCAGAACTTGTGCAGGCACTGCTACAGCTTGATAAAGTAAAACCTGACGTGGCATACCGTATTGCAAGTGTTATGCCACGTACACGGGATGAAGTGCGGGCAGTATTTGGAAGAGATAAGTTTTCACACACCCCCGAAGAACTGGATGCTATCATTGATCTGGTGATTTCCCACTTCAGATAGGTAGATTCTCATGAAAGAGGAGAAAAAAGAGATCAATGCAGTAGTTTTGGATATCCTCCCGAAGGGATATCCAGATGATCCAAGGCCCATGTACCGAAGGGAACCAATAGTCCAGGCGGTGGGAGTTGAGCAGTTCAAACTACTTGAACTGATTCCAAAAACCCCAAACCTCGACATTGGTGAACTCGTATATATCGGAGGGGGAGAGCGTCCAAAGATTGAGCGGGTAAAACGCCGACTCAGGTTTGATGAACTGACACACAGTGCCGTTCAGGAACTGTCTTTTGGTATCGAACGAATAGTAAAAGATCGAGAAAAGGAATTTGTAGATTTTTACAACCGTTCGATCCCGATTACCCCCAAACTCCATATGCTTCACCTGCTTCCAGGAATTGGAAAGAAGCTGATGTGGGAGATCATCGAAGAGCGGGAGAAAAAGCAGTTTGAATCATTTGCTGATATCTCTCAGCGGATTAAAACAATCCCGCATCCTGATCGGATGATACTCAACCGGATTTTGGAAGAAATTCAGGATCCGAATGTCAAATACCACCTCTTTACCTCACGATGAGAGCTTACCGGGATCAGCACTTTTTGACCGATCCTCGGATTGTCGCTCGTATTGCAGACATTCTGGACATTTCAGGAAGAATCGTTCTTGAAATAGGTCCTGGTGCTGGTATTCTGACTCAGGCACTTCTCGATCGGGGTGCCAGAGTCGTCTCTGTAGAACTTGATGCAAATCTCATTGACAAGTTATCTTCCCGATTTGCGTCAGAACTTGCGGATGGATCTCTTACCATAATTCACGGAGATGCTGTCAAGGTTCCCCTCCCGCCATTTGAAATAGTAATGGCAAATCTTCCTTACTCCATCTCTTCACCGATAACATTCCGGCTTCTTGATATCGGATTTGAAGCAGCAATCCTCATGTACCAAAAAGAGTTTGCTGATCGGATGATGGCTCACCCGGGAACTCGTGAATGTGGAAGACTTTCTATCATGCTTCAGACATATGCCAGAGCAAACAGGTGTTTTGATCTTCCACCCGGAGCATTCTCACCTCCCCCTGCAGTCAGATCAACCGTTATGTGGATTGAACCCAGGGAACCACTTTTTGCGATTGAAAACCGGCAGATATATGAAAACATTGTCCGTGAACTGTTTACACGCCGGAGGAAAACGGTTCAGTCCACCCTGAAAGCATTGGCTGGAACATATGGAAATGAAAAGATAGAAACTGTTCTTAAGGATCTTGATCCTGAGATTTTATCATCACGACCAGAGGCACTCTATCTTGAAGACTTTGCCACCATTTCAAATCGGATCAGTATCTGATCCGACGCAGGTATACCCACCAAGAGAAGATACGTTTTTTTTACTGCGTCATGCACAAAAAGAACTGAAACCTGATGATATTGTCCTTGAAGTGGGAACCGGAAGCGGGTATATTGCTGCTCACCTGGACGGTTGCTTATACGTCGTTGCAACAGACATCAATCCCCATGCAGCGATTATGGCAAAACTAAATGGGCTGAATGTTGTAAGAACAGATATTGCAGCAGGAATTTGCCGGATTTTTACTTTCGTGTTATTCAATCCCCCCTATATCCCGACACACCCAGAGGAGAAATGTGATGACTGGCTCGAATATGCCCTCGATGGAGGTTTTGACGGGAGGGAGCCATTACGCAGGTTTTTACTACAGATTCCGGAAGTGTTAACACCTGATGGCAGGATATTGGTACTTATCTCCTCATTACAGGATTTTGAGAAATGTGAAGAGTTATTTATAAAATTCGGATACTTTTTTCAGACTATTGGAAATGAGATCCTGGATGATGGTGAAGAACTCCGAATATATCATCTTCAAAAATAGATCAGGAGAATGGATTACTGCATATTGGTATACCGGTGCATAATTTCTTCAACCGTGCAGTGCTTCATTTCAATGAGGATACTAACCACAGAATCAGCAAATATCATAGCTGAAGTCTCAAATAACGTACCAAGCGGAGTACAGGTTGCTGCAATCGAACGGTGCTCGCCACGAAGCTGCCTAAGGTCAAAATGATCAGATCCAATATGACAACTCTCCTCTTCGGTACTAAGTAGCACCACACAGGAAGCGAGTTCTGTCATCGGTGATGTTTTACATCCGGTAATCAGACAGATATTTCCACCAATCTGTTTCGTCGTTTCACATGCTTCAAGGACTGATTTTGTTTTTCCTGATCCTGAAAATGCTATCAGAGTATCATTTTTATGAAATGCCGGGGTGACGGTTTCACCAACCACATATGATGTAAATCCCAGATGCATAAGGCGCATGGCAAAGGATTTCGCAACAAATCCTGACCTGCCAGCTCCCACCACAAAAATCCGTTCTGCCCGCATCAGTTCAGAGATGAAACAATCAACCTCATCCTGCTGGAGCGTCTGTGCTATCTCACCTATCCGTGAGATCATCATAAGCATGATATCCTTCAAAGGGATACATGGTTCTGCTGTGGATGGTAAAGCCATTACTAACTGCCTAATACGTGTATGGTTTTGTTGTTCATCTTCCTTTGGTCAGTGCCTGAAATACCTGACTCCGGTAAAGACCATAGCCATTTTCCTACGGTTCGCTTCATCAATAACCTCGTTATCCCGGATAGAACCACCTGGCTGAATAAGGGCAGTAGCTCCTGCTTCTGCAGCAACCTCAAGAGTATCAGAGAATGGCAAAAATGCATCAGATGCAACAACTGAACCGGACAGGGGAAACTGTGCTTTAGATATGGCAATCTTCGCACTATCCACTCTGCTCATCTGTCCGGCACCAATCCCAAGTGCACGGTTCTTATCAGCAAAAACTATTGCATTACTTTTTACGTGTTTGCACACTTTCATAGCCAGCATCATGGCAATCTCCTCATCAGCAGTCGGATCGCGGTCTGATACAACCTGCCATTCCTCACGCTGCACAGGAGTGACCTGAATAAGAGCACCTCCGTCAATTGTCCGGATCGCTTCTTTGCTGACAGGCTCAGTAATCTGTAGTAATCGGAGGTTCTCCTTTGCTTTCAAAATGTCTCTGGCTTCGGGGGAGAAGAAAGGAGCTGCCAGCACTTCAATGAAGGTTGATGCTATCTCCCTGGCAAGATCTTCGTGTACTTCACAGTTCACAGCAACGATGCCACCATATGCAGATACCGGATCAACATCACGGGCAGCTTTGTACACTGACAGTACATCCTTTCCTGTTGCGACACCACAGGGATTATTGTGTTTGACGATAACGGCAGCACACTCGTCAAACTCCCGAAGAAGACCAACAGCTGCATCAACATCCAGGTAATTATTATATGACATCGCTTTTCCCTGAAGGGGGATACTTCCACCGATTCCTGCTTCACCGTACACTGCTGCAATCTGGTGGGGATTCTCTCCATACCTAAGCATCCGGCCATGCCTGAACTGGGCTGAGTAAACCGTCGGGAGTTCCTGATCTAAGCTGTAAAGATAATTGCTGATTGCCCCATCATATGCTGCCATCCTGGCGAAAACCTTTCTGGCAAAAGTCAGGCGTTCACCTTTCGTAAATTCTTTTCCGGATGATATTGTATCTATAACGATCCGGTAATCTGCCGGATCTATGACAACCAGCACATCCTGGAAGTTTTTCGCAGCTGCACGAATCATGGCAGGTCCCCCGATATCAATAAATTCAATAAGTTCATCAAGGGGGAGTCCCTGCTTTGTCATCTCTTCAAACGGATAGAGGTTTACGACAACGAGATCAATTGGGCCGATTGCATGTTGCTGCATGACGGCATCATCAATGCCTCTACGCCCCAAAATTCCGCCATGAATTAAAGGGTGAAGAGTTTTGACCCGGCCATCCATCATTTCCGGAAATCCGGTATATTCTGATACTTCAATAAGAGGAATTCCGGCATTTGTGAGAACTTTTGCTGTACCTCCTGAACTCAGCAGTTCAATCCCGGCTGAATGCAGGCTGCGGGCAAGGTCTGTTATTCCATCCTTATTCCAGACTGAGAGGAGTGCACGTTTCATGTAGTACTAACGTGGGTCATCAGGGAATATCAGGGTACGGGTAATAGAACCATCAGAATACACGGAGGCACCGTATC comes from Methanospirillum hungatei and encodes:
- the ftsY gene encoding signal recognition particle-docking protein FtsY; amino-acid sequence: MFKALKEKLFSARKKLEKTIEETAPEPSNTPEPVSKALPHSEPVPEKSPALEPEKKTPAGFTEKIVSFVRDREFIISEKDISDILDELEMGLLESDVAFSVTEEILSRIKKDLSGSKRKIGTSVDSIVKNALADALLGVLGEGVDICAFIREHERPVKILFTGVNGTGKTTSIAKVTRFLQNNGFSVVLGAGDTFRAGAIEQIDVHGERLGVKVIQHQEGSDPTAVLFDTVEYARAHKIDVVLGDTAGRFHNRANLMNQLAKIRRVIKPDLIVYVDEAVAGNDAVIRAEEFSKSVGMDAIMLTKVDMDPKGGAAISIAHAVGKPLLFIGTGQGYDDVMAFNPGLVVEDLLGDT
- a CDS encoding signal recognition particle protein Srp54, which codes for MLDNLGSNLKDALRKLAGKTVIDRTAVEELVKDLQRALLQSDVNVKQVMQLSQTIKKRALDEQPPKGVTAREHVLRIVYEELVALVGKKVEVTLGKQVILMAGLQGSGKTTTTAKLARFFKRKGMRVAVICADTFRPGAYTQVKTLCDKVNVPCYGDPKEHDARKIVREGLAKLKEEVIIVDTQGRHALEDELITEIIDLNEITKATHRWLVLDAALGQQAREQARRFHEAVNIDGVIITKMDGTAKGGGAMSAVAETGSGIVFIGQGETIEDLEWFDPNSYISRLLGMGDLKALAERVQESIDEQDIDVNAMLSGKFTLRDMYRQLEAVNKMGPLKQVLSMLPLGGMDLPTEALDVTASKMSKYRVIMDSMTSVELDDPTVLNGSRIQRIAQGAGANLEEVRELIKYYKMMKRTFKGLKGGEKGMQRLMKKFGKMG
- the trmY gene encoding tRNA (pseudouridine(54)-N(1))-methyltransferase TrmY — its product is MTSFTVIGHTASTDASFSLNDLPGGGGRMDLLCRAIASSLFLSHGIREDTICDIMLLGPPHPGKIIRFDGSALRSMSPDERNIASYIKKTLAIPTGKTFREAGPGLLIRKGVLADQLTEKNYAVLDESGTDIRNIASEDMPDAFLLSDNRNFSEEEMSCIRDLPKYSLGPAIVHADHAIVLILNEIDRRRSGWN
- a CDS encoding tRNA pseudouridine(54/55) synthase Pus10, with amino-acid sequence MELTELYQKVTEYGDICDHCLGRMVAKRSFGLSNDMRGKGIRISAALSLNQPYMEQKEPCWICGDFFKTTDSWAERVIEALSGIEGKTFVIGSKVPPLMSESEEMVWSDLGLSDPEPLKSEINREVGKCVAAKSTLVGDTKNPDLIAVLNISEDTIEVQIRPLFLYGRYLKYERGIPQTHWTCRSCKGAGCEACSGTGKQYQDSVEELIGKPLLPIFKAERVILHGAGREDIDAVMIGSGRPFVLEIVNPHIRDANPEELQNAINTYNEGRVGVADIRWSARSEVETLKSHKGHKKYRILVDIDGSVPETALQSAVQQLSGAIIRQRTPIRVAHRRADKVRERGVLDIRYTGKEGKDFVLEVTGESGLYIKELISGDQGRTTPSLTEVLKTPARVVQLDVIHVEGIDQVKSHGTS
- a CDS encoding 50S ribosomal protein L21e, with the translated sequence MALHNGPRKKTRYKFKKDLRSRGVLPVTLVIQKFEIGQKVHIVCEPSIQKGMPHRRFHGKTGSVVGQRGRAWLVEIRDGNKNKTVISRPQHLRAQQY
- a CDS encoding RNA polymerase Rpb4 family protein, whose protein sequence is MKIKGILQEKAITLPELKEELLNVEAARLEKGKEMSYELRRSIEHANQISKTSAEKSAELVQALLQLDKVKPDVAYRIASVMPRTRDEVRAVFGRDKFSHTPEELDAIIDLVISHFR
- a CDS encoding DUF655 domain-containing protein, which encodes MKEEKKEINAVVLDILPKGYPDDPRPMYRREPIVQAVGVEQFKLLELIPKTPNLDIGELVYIGGGERPKIERVKRRLRFDELTHSAVQELSFGIERIVKDREKEFVDFYNRSIPITPKLHMLHLLPGIGKKLMWEIIEEREKKQFESFADISQRIKTIPHPDRMILNRILEEIQDPNVKYHLFTSR
- the rsmA gene encoding 16S rRNA (adenine(1518)-N(6)/adenine(1519)-N(6))-dimethyltransferase RsmA is translated as MRAYRDQHFLTDPRIVARIADILDISGRIVLEIGPGAGILTQALLDRGARVVSVELDANLIDKLSSRFASELADGSLTIIHGDAVKVPLPPFEIVMANLPYSISSPITFRLLDIGFEAAILMYQKEFADRMMAHPGTRECGRLSIMLQTYARANRCFDLPPGAFSPPPAVRSTVMWIEPREPLFAIENRQIYENIVRELFTRRRKTVQSTLKALAGTYGNEKIETVLKDLDPEILSSRPEALYLEDFATISNRISI
- a CDS encoding HemK2/MTQ2 family protein methyltransferase produces the protein MKTLPPFQIGSVSDPTQVYPPREDTFFLLRHAQKELKPDDIVLEVGTGSGYIAAHLDGCLYVVATDINPHAAIMAKLNGLNVVRTDIAAGICRIFTFVLFNPPYIPTHPEEKCDDWLEYALDGGFDGREPLRRFLLQIPEVLTPDGRILVLISSLQDFEKCEELFIKFGYFFQTIGNEILDDGEELRIYHLQK
- the hxlB gene encoding 6-phospho-3-hexuloisomerase, which translates into the protein MALPSTAEPCIPLKDIMLMMISRIGEIAQTLQQDEVDCFISELMRAERIFVVGAGRSGFVAKSFAMRLMHLGFTSYVVGETVTPAFHKNDTLIAFSGSGKTKSVLEACETTKQIGGNICLITGCKTSPMTELASCVVLLSTEEESCHIGSDHFDLRQLRGEHRSIAATCTPLGTLFETSAMIFADSVVSILIEMKHCTVEEIMHRYTNMQ
- the purH gene encoding bifunctional phosphoribosylaminoimidazolecarboxamide formyltransferase/IMP cyclohydrolase produces the protein MKRALLSVWNKDGITDLARSLHSAGIELLSSGGTAKVLTNAGIPLIEVSEYTGFPEMMDGRVKTLHPLIHGGILGRRGIDDAVMQQHAIGPIDLVVVNLYPFEEMTKQGLPLDELIEFIDIGGPAMIRAAAKNFQDVLVVIDPADYRIVIDTISSGKEFTKGERLTFARKVFARMAAYDGAISNYLYSLDQELPTVYSAQFRHGRMLRYGENPHQIAAVYGEAGIGGSIPLQGKAMSYNNYLDVDAAVGLLREFDECAAVIVKHNNPCGVATGKDVLSVYKAARDVDPVSAYGGIVAVNCEVHEDLAREIASTFIEVLAAPFFSPEARDILKAKENLRLLQITEPVSKEAIRTIDGGALIQVTPVQREEWQVVSDRDPTADEEIAMMLAMKVCKHVKSNAIVFADKNRALGIGAGQMSRVDSAKIAISKAQFPLSGSVVASDAFLPFSDTLEVAAEAGATALIQPGGSIRDNEVIDEANRRKMAMVFTGVRYFRH